From Saccharomycodes ludwigii strain NBRC 1722 chromosome IV, whole genome shotgun sequence, one genomic window encodes:
- the TUP1 gene encoding chromatin-silencing transcriptional regulator TUP1 (similar to Saccharomyces cerevisiae YCR084C | TUP1 | dTMP-UPtake), whose protein sequence is MSPLNNGTISTPNLTNNNNNNIGTPNINGSTLVSSSNNNTTATAGLAVAANNVTAVNMKKINDLLESIRQEFANVSQEANSYRLQNQKDYDFKVNQQLAEMQQIRNTVYELELTHRKMKDAYEEEINRLKLEIDQKDRQIATLSQGQQQLQFQQQQLQLQQQQQQQQAQQQQQLQLQQQHQQQQQLQLQQQQHLQQQQQQQQQQHQHQQLQQQHHHQPPQQINNNMSPPTTNISTPGTSTILPQIQAPNIQSQQNITQAPPQIQPLNSTVNNNNSNNNGTTIPPIQQQANGNPAAPTIPSISNTNKNLSPVTTTPAANTTPDVSQITNVNTNTVSTAKPEIKPLDNTPSASPAVATDTAIATARPDQGSVSEKHLTTTTTSVVPNNSAAANAKSAETGNIVDTVTTKTDTSANTPSSPAGAVTGATAALKEHYVVPANQRATHSKPIPPFLLDLDSQLVPANLKKQTNDYYILYNPALPREIDVELHKSLNHSSVVCCVKFSNDGKYLATGCNKTTQVYDVLSGDLVARLYSDNSGTNSSNNDEHKPNSVTGSGAGESSGAEENKNIESTKDNNDDSSKNATSLSSSDLYIRSVCFSPDGKFLATGAEDKLIRIWDLTTKKIVMILRGHEQDIYSLDYFPSGDKLVSGSGDRTVRIWDLRTGQCSLILSIEDGVTTVAVSPGDGKYVAAGSLDRTVRVWDSSTGFLVERLDSLNELGTGHKDSVYSVVFTRDGKSVVSGSLDRSIKLWNLRSANSNTNNASEGNSGKSNSAHCEVTYTGHKDFVLSVATTPGDEYILSGSKDRGVLFWDTKYGNPLLMLQGHKNSVISVAVANGHPLGPEYDGVFATGSGDCKARIWKYKKIKNSPNTNNNVSKIKEIE, encoded by the coding sequence ATGTCACCGTTAAATAATGGTACTATAAGTACCCCCaatttaacaaataataataacaataacatcGGTACCCCAAACATTAATGGTTCGACGTTGGTTTCCTCTTCCAACAATAACACCACTGCAACAGCTGGTTTAGCTGTTGCTGCTAATAATGTTACTGCCGttaatatgaaaaaaattaatgatttaTTGGAAAGTATTAGACAAGAGTTTGCTAATGTTTCTCAAGAAGCTAATTCCTATAGATTgcaaaatcaaaaagaCTACGATTTTAAAGTCAATCAACAATTAGCAGAAATGCAACAAATTAGAAACACCGTTTATGAATTAGAACTAACTCAtagaaaaatgaaagacGCATATGAGGAAGAAATTAATAGGTTGAAATTAGAAATAGATCAGAAAGATCGTCAAATTGCTACTTTAAGTCAAGGCCAACAACAATTACAAttccaacaacaacagttGCAgttacaacaacaacagcaacaacagcaagctcaacaacaacaacaactgcaactacaacaacaacaccaacaacaacaacagttACAATtgcagcaacaacaacacttgcaacagcaacaacaacaacagcaacaacaacaccaaCATCAACAACTACAGCAACAACATCACCACCAACCACCACAACagattaataacaatatgtCTCCGCCAACCACAAATATTTCTACACCAGGTACTTCTACTATTTTACCGCAAATCCAGGCTCCTAATATTCAATCTCAACAAAATATCACTCAAGCACCGCCTCAAATTCAACCTTTAAACTCTActgttaataacaataatagtaataataatggtaccACAATTCCTCCTATACAACAACAAGCTAATGGTAATCCAGCTGCTCCGACTATTCCTTCTATTTCTAACACCAACAAGAATTTATCACCTGTTACTACCACACCAGCTGCAAATACCACACCTGACGTATCTCAAATCACTAATGTTAATACAAATACGGTATCAACAGCTAAGCCCGAGATTAAACCTTTGGATAACACGCCTAGTGCTAGTCCTGCCGTTGCTACCGATACTGCTATCGCTACTGCTAGGCCAGATCAAGGTAGTGTTTCAGAAAAGCATcttactactactactacctCTGTTGTACCAAACAACAGCGCTGCCGCTAATGCCAAGTCAGCTGAAACTGGCAATATTGTAGATACTGTTACTACAAAGACAGATACTAGCGCCAACACCCCTTCTTCTCCTGCCGGCGCAGTAACCGGTGCAACTGCTGCTTTGAAGGAACATTATGTTGTTCCTGCAAACCAGCGTGCCACTCATTCAAAGCCAATCCCTCCCTTTTTATTAGATTTGGATTCTCAACTGGTTCCAGCTAATTTGAAAAAGCAGACTAATGATTATTACATTTTGTACAACCCTGCTTTGCCTCGTGAAATTGATGTCGAATTGCACAAGAGTTTGAATCATTCTTCAGTTGTTTGTTGTGTCAAGTTTAGTAACGATGGCAAATATTTAGCCACTGGTTGTAATAAGACCACACAAGTTTATGATGTGTTGTCTGGCGATCTGGTTGCCAGATTGTACTCAGATAACAGTGGAACCAACAGTTCAAATAATGATGAACATAAGCCTAATAGCGTTACAGGGTCAGGTGCTGGTGAATCTAGTGGTGCCGAGGAGAATAAGAATATTGAGAGCACCAaggataataatgatgattcTTCGAAGAATGCTACTTCTTTATCATCTTCAGATTTATATATCCGTTCTGTTTGTTTCAGTCCTGATGGCAAGTTTTTAGCCACTGGTGCTGAGGACAAATTAATTCGTATTTGGGATTTAACCACGAAAAAAATTGTCATGATTTTGAGAGGCCACGAACAGGATATATATTCCTTGGATTATTTCCCCAGTGGGGATAAATTGGTTAGTGGTTCTGGTGATCGCACAGTTAGAATATGGGATTTGAGGACAGGCCAATGTTCTTTGATACTTTCCATCGAAGATGGAGTTACGACAGTTGCTGTATCCCCAGGTGATGGTAAATATGTGGCTGCTGGTTCGTTAGATCGGACTGTCAGAGTTTGGGATAGTAGCACTGGGTTCCTGGTAGAAAGACTAGACTCGTTAAACGAATTGGGTACCGGTCATAAAGATAGTGTTTACTCTGTTGTTTTCACTAGAGATGGTAAATCCGTTGTTTCTGGATCTTTGGATCGTAGTATCAAGTTATGGAACTTAAGATCGGCTAATAGCAATACTAACAATGCTTCTGAGGGTAATAGTGGCAAATCCAACAGTGCACATTGTGAAGTCACTTATACTGGTCATAAAGATTTTGTTCTAAGTGTTGCCACTACCCCTGGTGatgaatatatattgtCGGGTTCCAAAGATCGTGGTGTTTTGTTCTGGGATACTAAGTATGGTAATCCATTGTTGATGTTGCAAGGTCATAAGAACTCTGTTATttctgttgctgttgctaaCGGGCATCCATTGGGTCCAGAATACGATGGTGTTTTCGCTACCGGTAGTGGAGATTGTAAAGCTAGAATTTGGAAAtataagaaaattaaaaattcccctaatactaataataatgtatccaaaattaaagaaatagaatga
- the CSM1 gene encoding Csm1p (similar to Saccharomyces cerevisiae YCR086W | CSM1 | Chromosome Segregation in Meiosis) — translation MSLAHANSNNNTTDSNQINDINDHNDILYKYKQSVQKRLDSGDLLISKLIHENTLLKQQLDNKQQEIDILQDKIVKLDEICQNLNRGNLKCKEDIEIIKDFFEHLCKVRVHEYNEDDQGLWFDISQECGVIANNDTLIMDYKLGFIKSSAKKNEKDEQPSNNTEVIYIPLLKQRSLKELKLLQELLPTYMFDTLSFPLKSLYQFFNKLNKSLNKKKK, via the coding sequence ATGAGTCTCGCTCACGCTAAtagcaacaataatactactgACTCTAACCAAATAAATGATATAAACGATCATAACGATATATTGTACAAGTATAAACAATCTGTTCAGAAAAGACTAGATTCAGGTGATCTATTAATTTCTAAATTAATACACGAAAACACACTATTAAAACAACAGTTGGATAATAAACAACAAGAAATAGATATACTACAGGATAAAATAGTTAAACTAGACGAAATATGCCAAAATCTAAATCGTGGTAATTTGAAATGTAAAGAAGATATAGAGATtattaaagatttttttgaacACTTGTGTAAAGTGAGAGTACACGAGTATAATGAGGATGATCAAGGCCTATGGTTTGATATTAGTCAGGAATGTGGAGTTATTGCAAATAATGATACTCTGATAATGGACTATAAACTAGGTTTTATCAAATCATCTgcaaaaaagaatgaaaaagatgaaCAACCTTCTAATAACACAGAGGTAATTTATATACCCTTATTAAAGCAGCGGTCCTTAAAAGAGTTGAAGTTATTGCAAGAGCTGTTACCCACATATATGTTTGACACTTTAAGTTTCCCGTTGAAGTCTTTAtatcaatttttcaataaattgaacaaatcgttgaataaaaaaaaaaagtga
- a CDS encoding uncharacterized protein (similar to Saccharomyces cerevisiae YCR087C-A | putative protein of unknown function) has product MVTFNCEVCNETVPKKSTEKHYYRCPNAYYTCIDCNKTFDDGVSYTKHIQCITEDEKYQKSLYKGNGKKEKKKNNKITKKQETKPIEEKKKQEENKPDKSVHKLSTKLVKGQSLYKVMKSIKSKDEKKELLKCLVADEDGKFEFK; this is encoded by the coding sequence ATGGTTACATTTAATTGCGAAGTTTGTAATGAAACTGTCCCCAAGAAATCCACtgaaaaacattattaCAGATGTCCTAATGCTTATTATACTTGCATTGATTGTAACAAAACATTCGATGATGGTGTAAGTTATACGAAACATATACAATGCATAACAGAGGATgaaaaataccaaaagaGTTTATACAAGGGAAACggtaaaaaagaaaagaaaaaaaacaataaaatcacCAAGAAACAAGAGACAAAAccaattgaagaaaaaaaaaaacaggaGGAAAATAAACCAGATAAATCAGTTCATAAACTTTCCACCAAATTAGTCAAGGGTCAATCTTTATATAAAGTTATGAAGTCTATCAAAAgtaaagatgaaaaaaaagaattactGAAATGTTTAGTAGCCGACGAGGATGGGAAATTcgaatttaaataa
- the ABP1 gene encoding Abp1p (similar to Saccharomyces cerevisiae YCR088W | ABP1 | Actin Binding Protein): MALEPVKYVAHSREIEETYLKVVRGDDSDTTWLILSPDSAKEYYPELTGSDFSEFLTSFDDSKIQYGLARVSPPGSDVEKLVLIGWCPDSAPLKSRASFAANFGEIANNLLKGYHVQITARDEDDLNEQDILSQVGNASGARYSIQQPGTSHKTSPPVFKKKNPVPTSVPKPAPAPTPKPAPTPKPAPTPKPAPTPKPSSFAKPQKPASFSKPIANTATEDEEDWDEPEVKERDLSKTPLKPTVGSSWKPVGKVDLQKVIAEENAKEDPRLVISNKNESAPGTKINPSNDIEQLKQQSKLKRDKELNEFLQKEQPSTTARSTPTSQLPTKPVGTAKPINTESGIDNADEEDVHELRAKFEKLASKSNDEPQIIAPKKTIANIASPTTTNEEPPRKTDFKKIGTALPGMHTELQDEPKDEEADDDWDNEDDNDDVPPPPPAAPRPVAPKIEEKEKDSSPVLPTRSSDIPAQEQEDDEAPPALPSRNANDSTPVPEKVEEKEEEEEPAPALPSRNTQAAPPPPPPKRVEKKPTATAEYDYDADENNELTFKEGDKIVNIEFVDEDWWLGELQNGQKGLFPSNYVSLDN, encoded by the coding sequence ATGGCTTTAGAACCTGTTAAATACGTCGCCCATTCCCGTGAAATTGAAGAAACTTACTTGAAAGTAGTAAGAGGAGATGACTCAGATACTACGTGGTTAATTCTATCTCCAGATAGTGCCAAAGAGTATTATCCAGAATTAACTGGTAGCGATTTCTCCGAATTTTTGACTTCCTTTGATGATTCAAAGATTCAGTACGGTTTGGCAAGAGTTAGTCCACCTGGTTCAGATGTAGAAAAGCTTGTTTTGATTGGTTGGTGTCCTGATTCTGCTCCATTGAAATCTAGAGCATCCTTTGCTGCTAATTTCGGTGAAATTGCtaataatttgttaaaGGGTTATCACGTTCAAATCACTGCAagagatgaagatgatttGAATGAACAAGACATCTTATCTCAAGTTGGCAATGCATCTGGTGCTCGTTATTCTATTCAACAACCCGGTACTAGCCATAAAACTAGTCCACCTGTTtttaagaagaaaaatcCAGTTCCAACTTCTGTTCCTAAACCAGCTCCAGCTCCAACTCCTAAACCAGCTCCAACTCCTAAACCAGCTCCAACTCCTAAACCAGCTCCAACTCCTAAACCATCTTCCTTTGCTAAACCACAAAAACCTGcatcattttcaaaaccAATTGCTAATACTGCCACTGAAGATGAAGAGGATTGGGATGAACCTGAAGTTAAGGAACGTGATTTAAGTAAAACCCCGTTAAAGCCTACTGTCGGATCCTCTTGGAAACCAGTTGGTAAAGTCGATTTGCAAAAAGTTATTGCAGAGGAAAATGCTAAGGAAGACCCAAGATTAGTTATttccaataaaaatgaaagtgCTCCCGGTACTAAAATTAATCCAAGTAACGATATAgaacaattaaaacaacaatctAAACTAAAAAGAGATAAGGAATTGAATGAATTTCTACAAAAAGAACAACCAAGTACCACTGCTCGTAGTACTCCCACCTCCCAATTACCAACGAAACCTGTTGGCACCGCCAAACCTATTAATACTGAGTCCGGTATAGATAATGCTGACGAAGAAGATGTCCATGAATTAAGAgctaaatttgaaaaattagcATCGAAAAGCAATGATGAACCCCAAATTATTGCGCCAAAGAAAACTATCGCGAATATAGCATCACCCACTACCACAAATGAGGAACCACCAAGAAAAactgattttaaaaaaattggtacCGCTTTGCCAGGTATGCATACCGAATTACAAGATGAACCAAAAGATGAAGAAGCTGATGATGATTGGGATAATGAGGATGATAACGATGATgttcctcctcctcctccaGCTGCTCCAAGACCAGTGGCTCCAAAGATTgaagagaaagagaaagattCATCACCTGTCTTGCCAACCAGAAGCTCGGACATTCCAGCTCAAGAAcaagaagatgatgaagcACCACCGGCCTTACCATCTAGAAATGCAAATGATTCTACTCCAGTACCAGAGAAAGtcgaagaaaaagaagaggaagaagagcCAGCTCCAGCCTTGCCATCTAGAAATACTCAAGCTGCCCCACCTCCACCTCCTCCTAAAAGAGTTGAGAAAAAGCCAACAGCTACTGCTGAATACGATTATGATGCCGATGAAAATAACGAACTAACTTTTAAAGAGGGCGATAAGATTGTAAATATTGAATTTGTAGACGAAGATTGGTGGTTAGGTGAATTACAAAATGGGCAAAAGGGATTATTTCCAAGCAATTATGTATCTTTAGACAATTGA
- a CDS encoding uncharacterized protein (similar to Saccharomyces cerevisiae YCR089W | FIG2 | Factor-Induced Gene (paralog of YNR044W | AGA1)) produces MRFTNFNIIFFCAILINFVSSSPYYTNSSVPLYSTDYPSTSLQKYTAIDSRGLTTTQTSTFILSTTSSSQKNGIVTIYTTWCPLTESESIDQTTTSSQIQGSSTSTETGKSEILISSYITSKLITFASDYHGSSNYVDSSQTYTSTESNIVATTSFISSLEPSVSTSSTQSYSTTTFSSKNSGSEHVTGTSTYVWSTTSVTIGSTVTVYTTWCPLTTTISIESCADEKCHESSLSTSSAISTAVFPTSSVALSSTSSNSASSNSASSNSASSNSASSNSASTYTLPVTQSTQTSSSSVDISSQESNTTPVISSTTNESSVTDTSSDSATISTSSKEISSSDSIVITISSPSTSSTQSYSTTTFSSKNSGSEHVTGTSTYVWSTTSVTIGSTVTVYTTWCPLTTTISIESCADEKCHESSLSTSSAISTAVFPTSSVALSSTSSNSASSNSASSNSASSNSASSNSASTYTLPVTQSTQTSSSSVDISSQESNTTPVISSTTNESSVTDTSSDSATISTSSKEISSSDSIVITISSPSTSSTQSYSTTTFSSKNSGSEHVTGTSTYVWSTTSVTIGSTVTVYTTWCPLTTTISIESCADEKCHESSLSTSSAISTAVFPTSSVALSSTSSNSASSNSASSNSASSNSASSNSASTYTLPVTQSTQTSSSSVDISSQESNTTPVISSTTNESSVTDTSSDSATISTSSKEISSSDSIVITISSPSTSSTQSYSTTTFSSKNSGSEHVTGTSTYVWSTTSVTIGSTVTVYTTWCPLTTTISIESCADEKCHESSLSTSSAISTAVFPTSSVALSSTTSNSASSNSASSNSASSNSASTYTLPVTQSTQTSSSSVDISSQESNTTPVISSTTNESSVTDTSSDSATISTSSKEISSSDSIVITISSPSTSSTQSYSTTTFSSKNSGSEHVTGTSTYVWSTTSVTIGSTVTVYTTWCPLTTTISIESCADEKCHESSLSTSSAISTAVFPTSSVALSSTSSNSASSNSASSNSASSNSASSNSASTYTLPVTQSTQTSSSSVDISSQESNTTPVISSTTNESSVTDTSSDSATISTSSKEISSSDSIVITISSPSTSSTQSYSTTTFSSKNSGSEHVTGTSTYVWSTTSVTIGSIVTVYTTWCPLTTTISIESCVDDQCSKLKSSTSISNESPADSITTTSVSSTMNSFTYTNPNTIVSVSNVELPLTTTTSHIDNSAITSINEISNSITSSTKMIEISTFDSHGSHTAETSTLTLSTVTTTSHGIVTEYTTWCPLTSVATTSLNAISSSQLSSLSSINSESSNKSSTLVASTTLINSETVSISSIPSTCTGSDDCVIEVTHVITPTPITVGSTISEFSTVSTISVSKMVPITTHFTSDDLGNLYTVISKSAIVMDSETTVVSSTNVAIISTPTSTETYVTTITQEISVQQPTSSVSNPTTLQQQESVAASATKTTISISSYQGAANKNIEISGMVNLLSILGLFTFLI; encoded by the coding sequence atgcGGTTTACtaactttaatattatatttttttgtgctattttaattaattttgtcAGCTCGTCGCCATACTACACAAATAGTTCTGTTCCGTTATATTCCACTGATTACCCATCTACTTCTTTACAGAAATATACAGCTATTGATAGTAGAGGTTTAACTACTACACAAACTTCCACTTTTATCTTATCTACTACTTCTTCCAGCCAAAAAAATGGTATTGTAACTATTTATACAACTTGGTGTCCATTAACTGAAAGTGAAAGTATAGATCAAACTACAACATCATCACAAATACAAGGATCTTCTACTTCAACTGAAACCGGCAAAAGTGAAATTTTGATTTCAAGCTACATTACctcaaaattaattacatTTGCTTCTGATTACCATGGTTCTAGCAACTATGTTGACTCTAGTCAAACATATACATCAACGGAGAGTAATATTGTGGCTACCACGAGTTTTATTTCTTCATTAGAACCTTCTGTCAGTACAAGTTCTACACAATCATATTCCACCACTACTTTTTCATCCAAAAATTCTGGTAGTGAACATGTTACGGGCACTTCCACATATGTTTGGTCTACAACATCTGTTACAATTGGAAGTACTGTAACTGTATACACTACTTGGTGTCCATTAACTACTACTATTTCAATCGAATCATGTGCTGATGAAAAATGCCATGAATCTTCTCTTTCTACGAGCTCCGCTATTTCTACCGCTGTATTTCCTACAAGTTCCGTTGCCTTGAGTTCTACCTCCAGCAATTCTGCTTCCAGCAATTCTGCCTCTAGCAATTCTGCCTCTAGCAATTCTGCTTCTAGCAATTCTGCTTCGACTTACACTTTGCCAGTTACCCAATCTACCCAAACTTCTTCTTCAAGCGTTGATATTTCTTCACAAGAAAGTAACACTACACCTGTAATTTCATCTACTACTAACGAAAGTAGTGTAACTGATACCAGTAGTGATTCTGCAACTATCTCCACAAGTTCCAAAGAAATATCTTCTTCAGATAGTATTGTTATCACTATATCATCTCCTTCTACAAGTTCTACACAATCATATTCCACCACTACTTTTTCATCCAAAAATTCTGGTAGCGAACATGTTACGGGCACTTCCACATATGTTTGGTCTACAACATCTGTTACAATTGGAAGTACTGTAACTGTATACACTACTTGGTGTCCATTAACTACTACTATTTCAATCGAATCATGTGCTGATGAAAAATGCCATGAATCTTCTCTTTCTACGAGCTCCGCTATTTCTACCGCTGTATTTCCTACAAGTTCCGTTGCCTTGAGTTCTACCTCCAGCAATTCTGCTTCCAGCAATTCTGCCTCTAGCAATTCTGCTTCTAGCAATTCTGCTTCTAGCAATTCTGCTTCGACTTACACTTTGCCAGTTACCCAATCTACCCAAACTTCTTCTTCAAGCGTTGATATTTCTTCACAAGAAAGTAACACTACACCTGTAATTTCATCTACTACTAACGAAAGTAGTGTAACTGATACCAGTAGTGATTCTGCAACTATCTCCACAAGTTCCAAAGAAATATCTTCTTCAGATAGTATTGTTATCACTATATCATCTCCTTCTACAAGTTCTACACAATCATATTCCACCACTACTTTTTCATCCAAAAATTCTGGTAGCGAACATGTTACGGGCACTTCCACATATGTTTGGTCTACAACATCTGTTACAATTGGAAGTACTGTAACTGTATACACTACTTGGTGTCCATTAACTACTACTATTTCAATCGAATCATGTGCTGATGAAAAATGCCATGAATCTTCTCTTTCTACGAGCTCCGCTATTTCTACCGCTGTATTTCCTACAAGTTCCGTTGCCTTGAGTTCTACCTCCAGCAATTCTGCTTCCAGCAATTCTGCCTCTAGCAATTCTGCCTCTAGCAATTCTGCTTCTAGCAATTCTGCTTCGACTTACACTTTGCCAGTTACCCAATCTACCCAAACTTCTTCTTCAAGCGTTGATATTTCTTCACAAGAAAGTAACACTACACCTGTAATTTCATCTACTACTAACGAAAGTAGTGTAACTGATACCAGTAGTGATTCTGCAACTATCTCCACAAGTTCCAAAGAAATATCTTCTTCAGATAGTATTGTTATCACTATATCATCTCCTTCTACAAGTTCTACACAATCATATTCCACCACTACTTTTTCATCCAAAAATTCTGGTAGCGAACATGTTACGGGCACTTCCACATATGTTTGGTCTACAACATCTGTTACAATTGGAAGTACTGTAACTGTATACACTACTTGGTGTCCATTAACTACTACTATTTCAATCGAATCATGTGCTGATGAAAAATGCCATGAATCTTCTCTTTCTACCAGCTCCGCTATTTCTACCGCTGTATTTCCTACAAGTTCCGTTGCCTTGAGTTCTACCACCAGCAATTCTGCCTCTAGCAATTCTGCCTCTAGCAATTCTGCTTCTAGCAATTCTGCTTCGACTTACACTTTGCCAGTTACCCAATCTACCCAAACTTCTTCTTCAAGCGTTGATATTTCTTCACAAGAAAGTAACACTACACCTGTAATTTCATCTACTACTAACGAAAGTAGTGTTACTGATACCAGTAGTGATTCTGCAACTATCTCCACAAGTTCCAAAGAAATATCTTCTTCAGATAGTATTGTTATCACTATATCATCTCCTTCTACAAGTTCTACACAATCATATTCCACCACTACTTTTTCATCCAAAAATTCTGGTAGCGAACATGTTACGGGCACTTCCACATATGTTTGGTCTACAACATCTGTTACAATTGGAAGTACTGTAACTGTATACACTACTTGGTGTCCATTAACTACTACTATTTCAATCGAATCATGTGCTGATGAAAAATGCCATGAATCTTCTCTTTCTACGAGCTCCGCTATTTCTACCGCTGTATTTCCTACAAGTTCCGTTGCCTTGAGTTCTACCTCCAGCAATTCTGCTTCCAGCAATTCTGCCTCTAGCAATTCTGCCTCTAGCAATTCTGCTTCTAGCAATTCTGCTTCGACTTACACTTTGCCAGTTACCCAATCTACCCAAACTTCTTCTTCAAGCGTTGATATTTCTTCACAAGAAAGTAACACTACACCTGTAATTTCATCTACTACTAACGAAAGTAGTGTAACTGATACCAGTAGTGATTCTGCAACTATCTCCACAAGTTCCAAAGAAATATCTTCTTCAGATAGTATTGTTATCACTATATCATCTCCTTCTACAAGTTCTACACAATCATATTCCACCACTACTTTTTCATCCAAAAATTCTGGTAGCGAACATGTTACGGGCACTTCCACATACGTCTGGTCCACAACATCTGTTACAATTGGAAGTATTGTAACTGTATACACCACTTGGTGTCCATTAACTACTACTATTTCAATCGAATCCTGTGTTGATGACCAATGCAGTAAATTGAAGTCTTCAACAAGTATTTCTAATGAATCACCTGCTGATAGTATTACAACTACGTCTGTTTCGAGTACTATGAATAGTTTTACTTATACTAATCCAAATACAATTGTAAGTGTAAGCAATGTTGAATTACCGTTAACCACTACTACTAGCCATATCGATAACTCTGCTATCACATCTATAAATGAAATTAGCAACTCTATTACAAGCAGTACTAAAATGATTGAAATAAGTACTTTTGATAGTCATGGCTCTCACACTGCTGAAACTTCTACTTTAACATTATCTACCGTTACTACCACCAGTCATGGAATTGTTACCGAATATACCACCTGGTGTCCATTAACAAGTGTTGCAACTACTTCTTTAAACGCTATTTCTAGTAGCCAATTGAGTAGTTTATCTTCTATTAATAGTGAAAGTAGCAATAAATCTTCCACTTTAGTGGCTTCGACGACACTTATTAATAGTGAGACTGTTTCTATTTCTTCAATTCCTTCTACATGCACTGGTAGTGATGATTGTGTTATCGAAGTTACACACGTCATTACTCCGACTCCAATTACTGTTGGTTCTACTATCAGTGAATTTTCCACGGTTTCCACTATTTCTGTTTCTAAAATGGTTCCCATTACTACCCATTTTACCAGTGACGACCTGGGTAACCTCTATACTgttatttcaaaaagtGCTATAGTTATGGATAGTGAAACTACTGTTGTTTCCAGCACTAATGTTGCAATTATTAGTACGCCAACTAGTACAGAAACATATGTTACTACAATTACGCAAGAAATCAGTGTTCAGCAACCAACAAGTTCTGTTAGTAATCCAACAACTctacaacaacaagaaagTGTTGCTGCTAGTGCCACTAAAACAACCATTTCGATTAGTTCTTATCAAGGAGctgcaaataaaaatatcgaAATTTCCGGAATGGTTAATCTTTTGAGTATTCTAGGCTTATtcacatttttaatttag
- a CDS encoding uncharacterized protein (similar to Saccharomyces cerevisiae YCR090C | putative protein of unknown function), which yields MLYLTVKAILSENIKSFGLKSTDTPSTPVEYPFKVKCTSCNEINESLITINNYEKHEVNNGKGEVSFIFKCKFCGNPASIIMNNENTELLFNDCDENQDLIESQLKKRGKKIKGIKNKATLKDTSIAIFLQFDCRGCEIIQFIDDNVEFGVTLFSNNSEEIPCILDEGEWYDYDEKSEQEISITEVEWNIISGK from the coding sequence ATGTTGTACTTAACAGTTAAGGCAATTTTGtctgaaaatattaaatccTTTGGTTTAAAAAGTACTGATACACCATCCACTCCAGTTGAATATCCATTTAAAGTTAAGTGCACCTCATGTaatgaaataaatgaatCGTTAATAACAATCAATAATTACGAAAAACATGAAGTAAATAATGGCAAAGGTGAAGTCAGCTTTATATTCAAGTGTAAATTCTGTGGAAATCCAGCTTCCATTATAATGAACAATGAAAATACTGAACTATTATTCAATGACTGCGATGAAAATCAAGATTTAATCGAATcacaattgaaaaaacgtggcaagaaaattaaagggattaaaaataaagcaaCTTTGAAGGATACATCAATTGCTATATTTCTACAGTTTGATTGTAGAGGTTGTGAAATCATACAATTTATTGATGATAATGTTGAATTTGGTGTTactcttttttctaataatagtgaAGAAATCCCCTGTATTTTAGATGAAGGTGAATGGTATGATTATGATGAGAAGTCTGAACAAGAAATTTCGATTACTGAAGTTGAGTGGAATATTATCAGTGGAAAATGA